The Castanea sativa cultivar Marrone di Chiusa Pesio chromosome 4, ASM4071231v1 sequence CAgacatcaaggcttttcttcaaaaactggaccagAGCATGCTTTGCCCCTTCTTCCATGTTCGctccaattctagtgaacttctctgACCTGCTCTcatccaaagggacgtcttcaTACACCTCAGTGGGTTCTGCTGCGATCCTTCTCttgtctatactcattgcctgcatATGCTCGTTCGTTGCCAGCATAGCTAGGTAGCACTCTCTGGCggccaactgatctccttgtacttggcccactcTGTGCTTGGTCGAGAATTTTATGGagaagtggtaggtagaggttactgccttccaactattcaaagtcggtcttccaataatagcattatatgacgatgcacaatcaacaacaaggaaatttacctctttggttatctgctaTGGATACGCTCCAACCACCAATGGTAATGTGATGGTACCTactggttgcaccttcattcctttgaatcccaccaatggcgaattcactggtcgaagctgatctcgtcctagccttaTTTGCTAGAAGGCGAGGTAATACAAAATGTTCgcagaactgccattgtctatcaacaccctcctggtcatgtagtcagcaatgagtagggtgatgactatcgcgtcatcatgtgggtggtgaagtcgtcctgcATCCTTGTCTGTGAATGTAATGGCCTGCTCATCTGCTTCCCTCGTCCtgggaggtcgtccagacagcaggacgttttgcaccaccttcaagTATGTCTTCCACGACTTGGATGACCGCGATGTCAAGGTTCCTCTGATGATTACTcttatctctcctagtgggggtcATGATGACTCCTCCACCTTAGCCTTTAGTTTCTCGTCTCTCTAGTCTCGTGCAAGGAAATTCCTTCTCTGATGAGATTCTCTATTTGTTGCTTCAATCAAAGCAATTGTCAgtgtcatgcccgtggtctctgtgaaagcggcaatacttgttcctattgcgaTTGTTAGGATCTTCTTTCATTTTATCCGACCACTTCAAGGatggatcatccttgatctacATAAGCACCTGCTCTAGTGCCATATTCAGgggtgtgtattgctgatttctcgctgaggaacttgtcttttttctcttctgccCGTGCCTTCTTTGGATAAGGACCCTGGTCTGAGTAACGCTGGTGACCTGCTTCCGAGCgctctgctctctttctcttcttggctatgatagcgtcctcagcattcatgaaattctgggccgaatggatgAGTTCGGCCATAGTCTATGGTTCCTGCTCatagagcttatggatgaacaagtcagagttAACCCCATTGTGAAAGGCggccaataataacttgtcatcgATTTCATCCATTgtcaaggcttctctattaAATCGGGTAATGAAAGACCGTAAACTTTCGTTTTCCCCTTGCTTtatagttagcaaactagaagaggaacgcttgtggcgttgtcctccaatgaaattattgacgaacaacttactcaaatcttcaaatgatcccaccgagtttgggggtattttgctgaaccaaacccgcgctggtcccttaagtgtggtagggaatgctctgcacataatctcgtccagGACCctttgaaggtgcatggtcgtcttgaaagtagcaatgtaatcacacgggtcacgatttccatcatacgaatccaaggaaggcattttgaatttcggaggTAGGGGGTGACTGTTAATGGAAGCCATGAAAATGGAGTCCATTCGGTAAACtaaatcatccactgggttcgcccgcctcatgttctccctcatctcatccatggcttttctcatctggtccatctccctctccaagtgtggcactcttcttgaagcagtaccccttgtctgattttcgggctcaacattttctcctccaccttcctgactctaGGCTCGTCCTTGTGCGTGCCCATCAAGGCGCTGCCTCCTTAGATTGATCTCCCTgttcaactcctgattctgacgAGTCAactctgccatagcggcagctatggattgtatatgttgaacagaaggcggttgcatgacaggcgctgatTGACGATCGCggaggggattactagaagcatccctactctcctggtggcctgggctggtagctcttgatcttgtttgaaccattcagccttttgtctgggaaaggctaatcgttgaAAACAGAACAGATAATTGAACGAAAAAAAcagttcccacagacggcaccaactgatgatgcgaagaaaaccagtaggctggatgcttcggacttgaaaggaccacttgctctctcgatggcctgaaaaagaaagaaaagaaatcaaaggtgaccggggtcgccggccaagaaccctccgatgacaaagttagttttctctctttatttttggaGTTCTAACTTTTTGGGAGAAGTAAAAATGTACCTTTTGTCTGATCTGAATGAGTGTTTATTTAGTGTCCTAAAAGCagttattagacttgtaacttcccctggatttgaggaggtgcgagggttcaggaataacttccacaactgtttaggagttatatttttctcataaaacggtcactggaagttatgcgtgtgataATGAGTTGTTGTACATACTCAAGAATTTCCTAAGTGTCTTGGACTCGTTCAGGGGTCCTCTTGTCGAGCGTACCTTTCTTCCAAGGAAGGTTGTTCCTCTAAAAACGAGGTTTATCAGGACGAGGGTTTCCAGGACGAGGTTCTTACCACCTTCGCTTTCCTGGTCTTGTCCTGGATGACCATGGTCCTCATGGACGAGGGTTAAGGGTTACCAGGACGAGGTTCTTACCACCTTTGCTTTCCTGGTCTTCTCTTGGACGACCATGGTCCTCATGGACGAGGTTTACTAGGACGAGGTTCTTACCACCTTCGCTTTCCTGGTCTTGTCTTGGATGACCATGGTCCTCATGGATGAGGTTTACCAGGACAAGGTTCACCACCTTCGCTTTCTTGGTCTTGTCCTGGATGACCTTCATGGACGATATTGGAGTTGCATTTTATCATATCCCATCATATTATAGACAAGTGATGATAAAAGTTTTGTAGTTCAATGATATTACTTGCTCTCATGCTTAAGGAGATCCATGATCCAAATTCCCCTCtccaatttttataaatatcaaatttaaaaatttaaaaaaatttaaaaaacaatgtCAATGTTGAATTCAAGTGAAAATATTGTTACTTCAATCACAATAAATTACatcaaaaattatgaaaaaaattataaaaatattgtccatgtaacattacttaaattttattactattcaATCATAACATCAATGTTTTATAATACTTTATAAATACATTTGTATAATGTCAATGTAGGCCAACATCATGCTTTGGTCTGCTTGGAACGTCCCATCAGTGCTGTATGGCTGGTCAGATCTTCAAACACCTAAGCAAATGAATCCGTTATgtgttttgaaatatatatgaaaCAAAGGGTGTGGTTGGATAccaatcaaaaattaaaaattattttattatttaacttatttttattacaatttatgggtctcactgccAGGGGTGGAGCCAGAACTTAGAGTTAGAGGGGCGGTTTTATTGTTAGGTATATACAGTAGCTTCGGCTTTGGCTCTATTGCTTAGCCAAcaaatgttttcttttagtaattttttttatgggtgtGTAGAGTATGCCTATTGTTGataaggacaaaattattttgtattaagtttttttaaagggctaagttgtttgttttttgtaaaaCTGGTTGATtagtctcaattttttttttttttagctttgctattgcctattggtaatttttgttgttaggctaatattttcttttttttttttggattttagatctataaattttttttatggactttaaaaggaagaaaatactAGATCTAcaaatttgtttgaaaatttttgttgtgattagtggttattagtaagtaaaaaaaggATGTAAGTGGTGGACCTAGATGCAGACCAGTAAAAATTTGCTACTTCAATAatctataaaaatattgtaaaaaagtttgtaattgTAGCATTTCTTTTATAATGATCAATAAGGGggataaaatgtaattttattgaatgaagttgctaaaattagtacctaaatatatagttatataattatattctttttttaaaaaaaattaggggggcaATGTCCATGAATGGCTCCGTCCATGCTcgctgcactttttggtactattcataagcttcattatactatttcaactaatttttacctttatctacagtatttttagcaataagttttcaatttcagcaaaatgcgcggtatccaaacagactcaaACTGtacacatgtattttttttctcatgtcCTATGGCACAAATTGTTGGGCAAGTCACAGTGCATCAACCCTATTTTATAAAGTAAGAGTAGGTTTGCTAAACTTAACGTGGATTTAAACAAGGACAGTAAtttttattactgaaaataaaatatgttataataaaatgactaaatatattcataagtttgaacattagaataaaatttaaaatctattttaagaaatcctttatataattatagtttttggaaattaatattttttaaatttgagagagaagttgttttttgatgattttttattttcataattactATGTATATAgggaaaatttgtttatttaaaaatatgttaattttataaattattatacctAATAAGGGATAACTATTACAATCATTTTAAAGAGgaataattgtttttattttaataaatagctattcataagaaATAACTATtccatataataaaaatataacaaaagtaCAGAATAGCCTAAACTATAAGAATATGTATTACATATTAGAGTGCTTATTACAATATACCAAATATActctaaaacaaacaaacaaaaaaatttaatcctaCCATTTTAATCAGTCATTTGCTTAAAATTCCTCATACCTAATGTGTTGGATTTACGTCTCACATTTTTTGTCACACTTTTGGAATGGGTTGACACTTGACAAgacatgtttttttattttttttcctctcaattTTTAACATCATGTATTGGGCACAATAATTTGTGCCCCTTTGGATTCACATTTTGGTTGTCAGGTTTGcgttctcttctttctttttcttttttttttcagcgcTTATGACCAGTAATTAGTACTGTTCATTTATTGGTACTGTTCATTTACGCGATTACTCTGTGCAGAAGACAAAGTTACTTTTCAGCACGGTTTATGGGACCCACAatcattttattcaaaaaaatatattaaaaataggtctcacaactattcacacatttaaaaattattttgctacactattttcaatttttaaattctatCCAAAGAGAACTTCTACGGTTCTACCTCTTATCCACATCATGGAATGCGATTATGCCCCGTGTATCTCTTGTATCGCGGATTAGGTTCAAGGCCCATGCTTTTTCTTTAAAGGATTAAGGCTCATAGGCATAGCCTACTTCGATCATTTCTGTCATCTCTCATCGAATGGATCTTCCCAATAATAAACGAACATATTTATACAAAAATGAATCATGGGGGGAAAATAGCAAGATGGTCTAATTATTTGGGTCATTATTACAATCATTGCGATCTATTCTGGGCAATAACCAACTGTGAAGCAACcttatcaaacaaacaaacaaacaaaaaaaaactgtgaAGCAACAAACGAATAATAGCCTAGGACACAACACACAAAGATACAAACATATAGAGTAACAGGGGGCTAGTGTGTCCTTAGCTAACTCTAAACTCTAAACCCAGCATCTACCACCAAATTATGGCCAGTTACAAACTGGGAATCTTCAGAAGCAAGAAATACCACAGCGTCTGCCACATTTTTGGGCCTCAACACCCCACCTTTCAAGTTCGAACTCAACTCTACCACCTTATCTACCTCCTCATCATTTTCAAACCCCAACATATCCTTCAGCAATGGCGTCCCAATTGCCCCTGGTGAAACACAATTCACGCGTATCCCATATGAACCCACTTGCAAGCTCGCAGACCTCACCAACCCCAACACTGCATGCTTTGACATCACGTAGTCAACAAACCTGTCCGTACCCATACTCGCCGCCATGCTCGCTGTGCAAATTATGCTACCCCTCACGCGCCCTTCCACCATCGCCTTCGCCGCGTGCTTCACGCACGCCACCATCCCACGCGCGTTCACCGCCATGAGCTTGTCGTAAGCCGACAAGTCTACGTCCAACACGGTCTGATCGCACGTGTGGGTCGCTCGAGCCATGCCCGCGTTGCTAAACATGATGTCGAGGCATCCGTACGTATTGACTGTGGAGTCTACCAATGTCTTCACCTGTTCCTCGTCGCTGACATCGCAGTGGACATAGGTGCATATGTTGGGGCCGATAGATGCAGCGACGTTTTGGCCCTTCTCTTCTTGGACGTCTGCGATGACAATGGCTCTTGCGCCGTGAGTGGCAAAGTGCCGCGCCGTGGCCTCGCCCATGCCGCTTGCTCCGCCAGTGATTATAGCCACCTTGCCTTGGAGCTTGCACTTTGGAGCTGTGCCTGTGGAGTCTGTCATTTCGTTTGTTTGCGTTAATCAGGTGATTGAATACCGTTGTTATGTCAAAAGTTGCTAAGAACACAACTCATTGCATTATATTTAATCTTCCACTTGTTAATTGTTATATAGTACTATTAAACAACTGCTCCCGATTAAGAAAGGTTGTCGTGTATGCGTACAAAAGTCTAAAGTATGGGAACGAGGATTGAGGGTCCatttagatagaacttattttactgaaactaaaaactgaaaacattgtagtaaaataatttttaaatgtgtgaatagtgccgtacgacctatttttaataaaaaatttgctaTGAAATTTGTGGATCCTATGAACAGTACatggtgcactgttcacagtTGAATTGGTCAAAAgttgcggctactgttcatgaacagtagccgtaaCACCCATTTTTGCGCAgcaacaggaaaaaaaaaaagaggagaaaacgcGCTGAAGAAAACGCAGACGCACATAAGTTGGATCCAAACGCCACCTGACTACTCTCATAAAACTACTTATAATAAAGAGCCGGGCAAAAAAATGTATTGAGTTTAAGATTCCGTTTAAATacagcttattttgctaaaaactgaaaatattgtaacaaaataatttttaaatgtataaataatactgtaggacccatttttaatgaaaaatgtgTTGAATAAAGAAGTTTGtaggtcccgtgaacagtacacgagaCCCACTGAATAGTGTCATTCCAGTGAAAATTTGGATTGTCAAAGAACTGGTGGGTTGTGCACAGTGAATGGGACCCATTGACAGACACTCTCACGTGAAATGCAtacgtcaaaaaaaaaaaggaaaacgcaTGCGCAGCACCGTGGACACCAATCCAAACACATACTTAAtatattagataaaaaaaatgacatgtatGAAATACTTATTGGTGTTAGGTATTAATATAATTTGATCTAACTTAATATTGTATAGGTTCCTTTGCATCCTTTACTAGAAAGAAATTATGggttaatatatattttgctgACCTTTCGAGCATGTGAAGATCCAGCTCTGTAATAGCATGGAATGCAGATATCACCCACAAAGGAAAGAATATTAGTTTAACGGAATGCAGATACCACCCAGTGCCCGCCCAATGGGTGAGCTAAataggcaattgcctaaggcattcaatgaaaaaatgcccctaaatttttaacaataaagaTATTTTGTACCAATAGAAGTAATAATTAAGCTCTAAATATTCAccgataaataaaaaatagtttttttatcaaagaaaatctagttaaagaaaaatgttttcattGGATGGGTCAATCATTTAATCTCTCACACAAATGTAAAAGAACTTGTAAGGACCTGAGGACCTAAgaacccgaggacccgaagaaAGAAAGGCCAACATTTAGAATGAAAGATGAGGTCTCTCCGGGTGTGCCCAAAGATGAGGTGGCGTGGACGATAACTACATAAAGGacatgttacaaatatctggATGTATTaggctgatttggaaggttgcattaaatgcttggcaacaaccattctggccgcattaattagcaagcatcatctctatccgtcgcattaatgtggacatgacctgaacagtgcgggatgcaaagtggaatcttgttccattgccgacggacaagtgtcacgggaaaaggaccgcagattgcaaggtgtaaggctacgatgaaaacagagaatagtataaataggaatcaaaAGACTACGAATGagggctttttgttgttgaaccctctctaccaaatgtattgtatgaggactctTAAATGAATAAAGCAGCAGTAACGTTTGGAAGttgattttatgagtttttggtcCTCACAGAACTCATTAATCTTACactagtaaataaatttatattcaaattctatttaaaaatatcaaatatatagcACTACTAGTTTAAAGCATGTGTTGTGTATCCAACATAGGGACGGAGCTAGGATTTCAAGCTGGGGGGGCGGGCGGAGATAAGcggaaaaaaattttgaaatatgcatctatatagtattaataaactatcaatcaaaacaaatacccaaaaatcattatttctttatatattaagaTACATTTTCCGGAATTGGGAAATTCATATTTTCTAGAATTAGAACATGCGTCCACATTTTCTAGTATTAGAATAGCAACATTAGTTGTTGGCAATTCCACGttgattttggaaaaatttgaagttgaaccttttcttttgaaaaaatcaagcattgtagttgattttttcatgatctacaaataaaataataatcatataaGAATCTCcgttattttcttaaatttgtgtgacaattttctatattatatgattttttttttatccttggTCTGCCTTTATTTATGTCTTTGCGTTGTCTCCATCTTTCTAATACTGACCCACTAACCCAATGAATCCCACTACCGACACTAACAACTTTTCTTTAACTTTACCTTTGTTTTTTCTGTCACTTGTCCATTGCCCAACTCCAATTGTCTCTATTATGCCCAACTACCagtcaacaaagaaaaaaccaatCTCTACAActacaaactctctctctctctctctctctctctctaatacaAGAGAGAGAGTCCCAAACATAGAGTGACAACGTCACAAAGCCAAAaggacaaacaaaaaaaaacaccacaccAGCACAAATTCAATTCACAATCAGTCAATCACAATCAATTCAGTTCATCACTCATcagtaaaaacacaaacatgaaacaCCACAAGTCCACAAGGCACAAGCACAGTTTCTATGAATCTCAGATTCTCATATCACAAACattttattaggttttgaaGGAAAAGATAAGAGTAACTACCTATGAACTGTGAAGGTTGGAGCAACGAAGCTGGGCTGGGCAGATCGAGCAACCGGTGGCGGCGGCGGCAAGTGGGTCTCGCGTGGGTCTTGCCGGCGTGGGTACTGGGTAGCAAGATCAAGATGGGTCTCGCAAGCATCACAGCGTGGGCATGGGTGGCGGCGTCATAGGGTGGGTGACTGGGTCT is a genomic window containing:
- the LOC142631267 gene encoding (-)-isopiperitenol/(-)-carveol dehydrogenase, mitochondrial-like, producing MLARPILILLPSTHAGKTHARPTCRRRHRLLDLPSPASLLQPSQFIDSTGTAPKCKLQGKVAIITGGASGMGEATARHFATHGARAIVIADVQEEKGQNVAASIGPNICTYVHCDVSDEEQVKTLVDSTVNTYGCLDIMFSNAGMARATHTCDQTVLDVDLSAYDKLMAVNARGMVACVKHAAKAMVEGRVRGSIICTASMAASMGTDRFVDYVMSKHAVLGLVRSASLQVGSYGIRVNCVSPGAIGTPLLKDMLGFENDEEVDKVVELSSNLKGGVLRPKNVADAVVFLASEDSQFVTGHNLVVDAGFRV